The following is a genomic window from Methanothermobacter sp..
ACCCATAGGTGTTGACAGGAACGCCAACACACTCAACCTCAATGCAGATACGGTTGCAGGTGAGGTTGCAGCGGGTATAGGGGCAGAGAAGCTTATAGTCTTAACAGATGTGCCTGGAATACTCGAGGACCCCTCAGATCCCGACACCCTCATAAGGAAGGTGAGTGTTGATGAACTCAGCGACCTTGTAAAGAGCGGTATAGTTGAGGGGGGAATGCTCCCCAAGACACTCACATGCATACAGGCCATAAATGATGGTGTCTCATCAGCCCATATAATCGATGGAAGGGTTGAGCACTCACTTCTACTTGAAATATTCACAAAGAAGGGAATCGGGACCATGATAACTAGGTGATTGCTTCGTGTTCTCTTTTAGTTTTTATCTAAATTATCTAATTCTTCTTTCACGGCACGGGCCATCTCCATGGTACTGGCACTTCCCCCAAGGTCCGGCGTCATTATACCCTTAAGGAGTGTCCTCTCCAGTGCTTCCTGTATTTTCTGTGCTTCCTGTGTTTTGTTGAGGTGTTTTAGCATGAGTGTTGTTGTGAGTATCATGGCTGTGGGGTTTGCTATGTTTTTTCCGGCTATCTGGGGTGCTGATCCGT
Proteins encoded in this region:
- a CDS encoding isocitrate/isopropylmalate family dehydrogenase, which translates into the protein GSAPQIAGKNIANPTAMILTTTLMLKHLNKTQEAQKIQEALERTLLKGIMTPDLGGSASTMEMARAVKEELDNLDKN